In the genome of Xenopus tropicalis strain Nigerian chromosome 10, UCB_Xtro_10.0, whole genome shotgun sequence, the window GACTGAAAAATATTGGAAACCTTTTAAGTATTTTGTGAGTAGAATTCACACCCTAATAAGATTTTCTCTGACAGGTTCCTGAGTCTGTCAGGGAACAGGATTGAAGAAGTGACAAATCTGCATTCCCTGCTGAACTTGCAGTTCCTGGACCTGTCCCACAATCTGATACAGAGAGTGAATGAAGGTGAGGGGAAATGCAGGCacgctgtatttataaaaatgacaaatataAGCTGTATATCATATCAGAAGAACAGAAAgatagtggggcttatttataaacacagggcaaatttgcatctgggcagtaacccatagcaaccattgagCCTTTTTCAACTAGCTGagggtagaacaatgaaagcaaacatctgattggttgtcatgagttactgcccaggtgcaaatttctaTTTTGGTGATTAAAATGCCAGTTCTCCTATTACTATAACatgttatttgtacaggtatagggcctgtaattcagaatgcacaggacctggggtttaccgaataagggatcattccataatttagatccccAGACCTTGAGTCTACTGaacatgaattaaaccaaataggactgttttgccttgaataaggataataataataatataaattatatcttagttgggatcaagtacaggtactgttttattattacagagaaaaggggatcatttaaccattaaataaacccaatagggctgttctgcccccaataaggggtaattatatcttagttgggatcaagtacaggtactgttttattattacagagaaaagggaatcatttaaccatgaaataaacccaatagggctgttctgcccccaataaggggtaattatatcttagttgggatcaagtacaggtactgttttattattacagagaaaagggaattatttaaccattaaataaacccaataggactgttctgcccccaataaggggtaattatatcttagttgggatcaagtacaggtactgttttattattacagagaaaatggaatcatttaaccattaaataaacccaatagggctgttctgcccccaataaggggtaattatatcttagttgggatcaagtacaggtactgttttattattacagagaaaatggaatcatttaaccattaaataaacccaatagggctgttctgcccccaataagggttaattatatcttagttgggatcaagtacaggtacttttgtattattacagagaaaaaggaaagaattttAAAAGAATATATCATTATTTGAGTAATatggagtcaatggaagatggcctttctgtatttcggagcattctggataacggatccttcTGGATAGTACCTTTTTTAAAACTATTAGAACAGTGCCAAGGACTGCCAAAATACTTGCTGAACTTTCAAGAGAACAGACTGATAAACGCCCGCTTTGTAGGCGATCATAATCTGTAAGCACGGTCATAATGTGGCCTGCGTGGCTTTAATGTCTTTACTTTATCTGTCCTCTTATGGAACAGGAGAACTGCCACCAAAACTACTTGCCTTGGATCTGAGAGAAAATGGCTGTACTCATGCACCAGATTACAGGTAACAGTTTGCTCTAGGGTGACAGGCCATACAGTGGTTTTCTATATCAACACACAAATGCATGCAATAATACTAGCAGAGACGCACAAGTTATTGACCTCAGTGtcgctcatatatatatatatatataatgcgaTGATTGTGTATCACTCTTTTCTCAGGCAGAAGGTGATGACAGCCCTGCCTCTCCTGCAGGAGTTGGATGGAGAAATTGTGAGTGTCAAGCAGAGCCAGGAATTCTATGTAGAACTTGAGGAAGAGGATGAATCTGATGCTGATGACCCCAGCCTATCATATACAGACTCAGGTAATATTTAACATGACAGAAACATCCGTGGTATTACCGCTTTACTTACCTTTCACACATGCAATACACAATACTGTGTGCTTATGtagaaaagttgcataaaaaggtaatttttttttaagacataaTTGATTCTAGAGATTGAACGGAAACCATGATACTCTGATAAACCATTTCCCACCCCCCTTAGGTTCACAGTGTAACCCTCAGCTTGTTCAATTGTGAAGTGGTGGGACTTACTCTGCTTTCCAGAAAATGTATGCACCCACCACCCACTGTGGTGAGGGAGGGGTTGTATGACTGTGTGAGCCTAAAGGGGGGCAGTGTGAAAGGGATCCTATGAGtaactatcatggtttcctttcaatctgtggctTCAGGTATGTctgtatacaaaataaatgtactacataagcccaactgaatgtgctcatgtcaaaaagaagggtatattctgcagctctccagtttagaatttaaaTAGTTATGATTGCTATAGTTATGTGATTGTTAGGGTCTTACTTTCCCATGcaaacagtggtttgaatgacagactgaaaGAAGTACAGTACAGAAGAAGAGTCTGATAAGTCAGCCAGATAACCGGTGAACATTCTCTCCAAAGCCTTGCAATCATTCTATATATTCTTAATAACAGGTGTAAAGGAGTATTTCCCTGAAGCCTGTAGATAGTAATTCATTATGCCTCGGTACAGCAAGTAGTATAGGGTCTCTGACTTGTAAATGAAATactaaaactgataaataagaccTTCTTTGATCAATAAATATATGTAGAAGCAAAGTGATGTCCAGAAAATTCAGctgaattatattttttatattttgacacTTTAATAATCCAAATGAACAGCAATGTGCAGTGGTTTAGATTACTTTTATTTTGATGTCTCTCGCTGAGATCTGTATAAAAAGCATCAAAACAACTGCACGTTGCTATTTATGTGAGTGCCCTTTGGATTATGATTTATTGGCATCATACATTCCTAATAGAGCACCACTTACTAAATAGAGCACCACTTACATGTACACACAGGTATATGGCTACATGCATGGACTTGTGTTTCTATTTTGACACTTTACATTCTCTAAGCCAAACTGCCTCCCAGTTtccctataataatataatgtttccctataataataatgtttcctTATAATAATATTAAGTGTGATATCTGACCTAATTTCATTTTCAGGCAGTCTCTCGTCTGTGCGCCAAGACATACTGGAACGATCACAGCACAGGAAAGAGAGAGCACTGAAAGAACACAGAGAGCGCTTAGAGGAAGTGATTGAGGATAAAGATTTCCTTGCCTTATCTGAACAAATCCCAGGAGTAAATGTGTTATCGGAACATAGCTCATCCACTGCGGAACCCCAAGGCTCTGCCTCGTGCCTGACTGGCATGAAAAACACTAAACCTGAAGCTATATATGAGGAAAACTCTCTAAATAATGGATCAACAGAGAACGGTCTTTCAGCTTTAGCTAAAACAGGCCAAGATGTCCGCCTAAATCATAAAACCTCTAAAAACAATGACCAAGTCTTGGTTAAGAAATCCACCAGCCAGGCTCGTGCTGCCACATTACGTCCTCCATGTAGCACAGGGCAGGGTTCAAGGCCTGatgaaggaaagtctaaatcagTTCCCAGTAGCATAAAACCTCCAAAACTGCCAGCCTCTGCCCCCTCCCCAAAACTGCCTGCAGGTTCTTCTAGCTCAGGTAAACCACACGGTATAAGTGTTCCCTCATCTGCAAATAAGAGACTGGTGACAAATGTCCCCTCCTCTAGCAAAGCAAGAACCGTATCCAGTGCGGTGCCGTCACAGTCCACGCGGAAACCCCCCACAAACCAACCGAAAACTAGGCTTAATCACAGCGCAGGACAAAAAAAGTGACaccaatatttttattattgaataAGTTATTAGTCGTTGTTGATTGCTTGACTTGATTGATAATTAAACTTGATTATTGTCTTTTTATTGCTACTAAAGAGACTTGTATTATTGCACAGGGGAAAATCTAACATTGCCGGGGGGGGGTTATACTTCTGTGTGGGTGCATTGCTTTTCTCCAATTCCTTTGTATAACTCCAGCTCCTTCTCTACACAGATCAGGAACATATCCGACCCACCCACAGGGTCAGCTGAATCGCTTGGGTCCAAAATTGTATCAACCCAATGGAGATTTTCATCCTCTAGCTTTAGCTGCTTTTTTCTTAGTGTTTCTTCCGCTTCCTGCTTTAGGAAAGATAGTTTTAGCAGGTGATTAAATAATTAGGAAAGCAGTGGGGTCAGGTAGGCAGCAGCTAAAATATACTATGTCCCCTTCATTAAATGATAGACTTTATAGCATGAACTGAGGCATGTTACCTTCTATTACTTTACTTCAAAGAGTTCTGTGTTGAGCTTACAGTCTTCTTTCCAAAATGGAAATGGATGTTGTTTAAACTTACATAGATTTCTGTTGCTAGGGAAGTCCTACATAATACAGaactatagaatatatatatataatataatatgtagcCAAGCTATggacaaaatttgttaaagagccccacacaacacagaaatccttAATATActcatcactgtaatctgttccttcaaaagtaggaataaataccatttttatatgctgaaatccagctgcaaattagttctgcatcaattgaaatcctggcaggggaggagggactaaaacattgatgttacaaattgtaacaacttctccacagcttacagacagcatgcaggaactacataacccacaatgcattgcactgtgatgttacgtAACTTATTgacacgtgtgcagcaggggattgtgggattgggggtatgcaggctgaaggcaggctgagggacaggcgactactgttacagtttatttgagtcacaaagttgacagccagatcagcaggggaacaggggcggggcttagagaactgttccaaaccagattattacattaaaaaatcatgaaaaggctgcatattttttaactgatgtatattgcaaagttgcttgaaattatgtttattatgaGTTgtgttggagttcccctttaatttacaaAATCTACAATAGATACACATTTTCTATAGGTAAAAGCTAAAGGTCACATGTGTTACAATTTACTAATGGCAATTTATTTCCTTTTGTACCTTATTGGCTTTACAAGCCTCTAGAGCTCCCTGGTGCTGTCTGTAAAGGTCGTGTCTGCGATCGACTTGGGTCTGGAACCTAGGAATCTGCTGGGTAGGGTCGTGCTCCCCAAAACTAGGCGACAACACCCAGGGCACTTGTGTCACATGTGGGCCAAAAATAAAGGGCTTGTACACTGACCTAGGAAATAAAGGACACAATAAGTTTACAGTAGGAAGGTTCAGGGAGAGCAGGGCTGAGAGGAATTTACATGTATTCTgtattcagggccgccatcagaaatcacggggcccctcacaacaaaattttctagGCCCCCCTCCTCTCACgccctgccccccctcctcccacaccctgcccctccgatcagtacaaaggacacacagacactggtagccagcatcctccagttacccccccccagcgtccttcccactatcctccagctcccacctccccaagcatcctccggctcctccccctgctcccaccagcatcctccagctcccccctcttGATGTGCCAtggctcccccctgcatctgcacagctcccccccagcatcctcctgcggctccagcccccaccccagcgacttcctccagcccccccagcaacttcctccagctccccccccagcaacttcctccagctccccccccccagcaacttcctccagctccccccccaccagCGATTTCTTCCAGCCCCCTCCACCAGCGatttcctctggctcccctgcggcttcctccagtGACTTCCAGGACAagtgtcccccctgtgcccccctgatggcggccctgtctgtAATTATCTCTTTACCTGGACGGGTCTGGAGTGGCAGTCAGCAGATGAATACACGGTACATCGGGTGAACGTGGTAGAACAGACACCATGCTGGCCGTGGTACGGAAGCCACCAGAGTCCATGCAGATACCACTTTTCTTGTCACGCAAAATATTCAGCATAGACTTGACTGTTATGTGCCCTGAGGAGGGAACGGATATAGGAAGACATGGTGTGACATTAGGAAGTGTTACCACTTACATTCTTTTGTTCATGTTCTACTTCCCCTCCATTTCTTCTGGGTCACAGACACTATTTCACTGCTAATAGCTTTTCATCCAAACCTTTCAACCATTTTTTTCACCtgcttgcatacggagcagttcCTGCCCAGCCCCATATCGCAATTTGGCTGCTTCCATGCGTACAGGCTGCTTCTCCAAAGAATACACCGCTGAGAAGTTAAAGTCCCCTTGGCCGTCCCACCATCCCTGCTGTAAGGCATGTGAGCGGAGCTGGGGGTGTTCCCTCCAGGGGCAAACTGATATACTCAGCTGGTTGGACAAGTTCCGCGCCCCCTCTGTGAGTTGAGACATGAAACATTAAGAGGTAAAACAAAACatccagcattattattattaacgtttatgtataaagcgccaacatatcccgcagcgctgtacaataagtgggttacatacattggacatacagagtaacatataaaacaatcaataaccgatacaagaggtgaagagagccctgcccaaaagagcttacaatctacaaggaatttGATTTTGTACATAAAGCAATGTTGTGTATATTATGGGGGCGGCTTTGTTTACTCACCAACAATTCTCTCCGCTGCCCAGTAGGGCCCCGCAGTCTCTAGAACATAAGCCTCTGAGCGATCGCACAGCAAGAACGTATTGTGATATATGAGGGGTTCTGGATCTTCCCTGCAGCTGCCTCCCTGCCCATACCGGCCCAAAAGATCAGTAATAACTTGCACAGCTTGCTGAGCCGAGGGCGCACGCTCTAGAGCTAGCCTAGGGAGATGGATAAAATGGCACTAAATAGGAATGCTGTtatggaaaaacacattttttcaaaacccatcagttattagagcttctccagcagaatcctgcattgtaatctgtttttttttatatttaatttggaaatttcacatggggctagccatattcttcatttcccagggtgccacagccatgtgacctgtgctctgataaacttcagtcacactttactgctgcgctgcaagttggagtgatatcccccccccccttccagcagccgatcagcagaacaatgggaagggagcaagatagcagctcccagtaggtatcagaatagcactcaatagtaagaaatccaagtccggcttgggactcctccagttacatgggagtaggagaaacaataggttagctgaaagcagttctaatgtgtagcgctggctgaaagctcagactcaggcacaatgcactgagatggtgcctacacaccaatattacagctacaaatacatttgttggttcatgaataaaagtttaaatggcagagggaattatttgctatgtaaacagtgtcatttagaaataaaaagtgccccatggCAGAATCCATTTAAAGACACGGTGTTATTTGCTAAAATAGACAAAGCAATGGCTGATGGATCTGACAAGGCTTAGGAACACAATGTCCAGTTTAAAGACACGGAATAAAATGAATGGAGCCTTACCTGACTAGGTCCATGCCCAGCAAAGCCTCACCCTCTGTCACTGGCTCCTTGGTCCACACTGCTTCATTCCCTATACAGACACCCTTCTCATTAGCCCCCATCTCTGCGCCCCAGAGCCAGGCGGGGCGACTCAGCAGAACTGCAAGGGTCTCGGCCACCTGCTCCACCTCTATGTACGTGCACTAATTGGGAATAACAGGCAGCCATCAAACTGGATCTATAGCCATATTCCGCAGGGCCCCCCTTTTACACGGGTACTTAGATGCCAGTTAAGAAGAGCTCACCTTCAGCTTTGATCCCGGTGGATGAGATCCTGCTGGACGGAACACAATCTCCTGGACCTCATCGCGGGGTCGGTCTGAGTTCTTACCAAATAGAACAACAGAAGCAAGAGAGGCCGGCGGAAGGGAGACAAAGCAGTCACAGGAGCTGGGTGGCACAGAGCTGGGTGGCACGGAGCTGGGTGGCACGGAGCTGGACATGCTGCTTGGGGCATATAAGGGGTATCTGTCAGAATCCCACGTACATAGTATCAAATCTCATATAATTTCCTATCACTCCAATTTTGGCAGCAATGCATACAATATGGTGGTTCATAAAGTTTCTAATGGAGTTTTTAACCTACAAAAGGTACAACTTCCACCAGTCCACCACAATTACTGGCAGTCAGGGttaatttccctttaaaatacacaCCCACTGAAACCTGTTACAATTGTATCATTTGGAGCCCATGGTTTCTGAACCAGGACGTGCTGTTGGAGCACTGGGGGTACAAGGTGCAGCAGTAGAAGCATACAGCcagaatatgaataaatacaggaCCTCCAGCCATTAGCTCCCAGCATATTTAAGCCTTTTATGAGAAAAAGCCCTGCCATGCATACAACTTAgaatatttctctttttctttaaggAGGGAGAAGCTGTAAACGTTCCATCAGTTGAATGCGTAAGTAGAAGtgatttacattaaaataatagAATCTAATCCCAATGTAGCATGTGAGTGGGGAAAGGGAATTCACAGGTCAGCCCTGATCTCAGCTTGGCCACAAAGGGGGTGGCTCTGTATTCTTTTATGGGATCAGAAAAGGCCCCatgtcggcctgggtgcagattCAGTGAGTGGATGTGGGGCGAAAATGCATATTGATGGGTTTCTGTAAATTAAtttcatgtgtctgcacccaggccaactcAGTGGCTCTAGTTGCAGACACACAAGTAAGCGAATACCAGTAGAATATCAGCCCTGTGTAGCCTTATAGATATtgtcagtacctgtacttgatcccaactaagatataattaccctttattggggcagaacagccctattgggtttatttaatggttaaatgattctcttttctctgtaataataaaacagtacctgtacttgatcccaactaagatataattaccccttattgggggca includes:
- the lrrc46 gene encoding leucine-rich repeat-containing protein 46 isoform X1 — protein: MAGGDTEITIQTIARRNLDPSLQNATGQRLAEALLLLHSVRLDRERITRMSSLECVRETHSLYLQENLIKKIENLELLKNLRFLSLSGNRIEEVTNLHSLLNLQFLDLSHNLIQRVNEGELPPKLLALDLRENGCTHAPDYRQKVMTALPLLQELDGEIVSVKQSQEFYVELEEEDESDADDPSLSYTDSGSLSSVRQDILERSQHRKERALKEHRERLEEVIEDKDFLALSEQIPGVNVLSEHSSSTAEPQGSASCLTGMKNTKPEAIYEENSLNNGSTENGLSALAKTGQDVRLNHKTSKNNDQVLVKKSTSQARAATLRPPCSTGQGSRPDEGKSKSVPSSIKPPKLPASAPSPKLPAGSSSSGKPHGISVPSSANKRLVTNVPSSSKARTVSSAVPSQSTRKPPTNQPKTRLNHSAGQKK
- the lrrc46 gene encoding leucine-rich repeat-containing protein 46 isoform X2 codes for the protein MSSLECVRETHSLYLQENLIKKIENLELLKNLRFLSLSGNRIEEVTNLHSLLNLQFLDLSHNLIQRVNEGELPPKLLALDLRENGCTHAPDYRQKVMTALPLLQELDGEIVSVKQSQEFYVELEEEDESDADDPSLSYTDSGSLSSVRQDILERSQHRKERALKEHRERLEEVIEDKDFLALSEQIPGVNVLSEHSSSTAEPQGSASCLTGMKNTKPEAIYEENSLNNGSTENGLSALAKTGQDVRLNHKTSKNNDQVLVKKSTSQARAATLRPPCSTGQGSRPDEGKSKSVPSSIKPPKLPASAPSPKLPAGSSSSGKPHGISVPSSANKRLVTNVPSSSKARTVSSAVPSQSTRKPPTNQPKTRLNHSAGQKK
- the scrn2 gene encoding secernin-2 isoform X1; translated protein: MSSSVPPSSVPPSSVPPSSCDCFVSLPPASLASVVLFGKNSDRPRDEVQEIVFRPAGSHPPGSKLKCTYIEVEQVAETLAVLLSRPAWLWGAEMGANEKGVCIGNEAVWTKEPVTEGEALLGMDLVRLALERAPSAQQAVQVITDLLGRYGQGGSCREDPEPLIYHNTFLLCDRSEAYVLETAGPYWAAERIVEGARNLSNQLSISVCPWREHPQLRSHALQQGWWDGQGDFNFSAVYSLEKQPVRMEAAKLRYGAGQELLRMQAGHITVKSMLNILRDKKSGICMDSGGFRTTASMVSVLPRSPDVPCIHLLTATPDPSRSVYKPFIFGPHVTQVPWVLSPSFGEHDPTQQIPRFQTQVDRRHDLYRQHQGALEACKANKQEAEETLRKKQLKLEDENLHWVDTILDPSDSADPVGGSDMFLICVEKELELYKGIGEKQCTHTEV
- the scrn2 gene encoding secernin-2 isoform X2 encodes the protein MSSSVPPSSVPPSSVPPSSCDCFVSLPPASLASVVLFGKNSDRPRDEVQEIVFRPAGSHPPGSKLKCTYIEVEQVAETLAVLLSRPAWLWGAEMGANEKGVCIGNEAVWTKEPVTEGEALLGMDLVRLALERAPSAQQAVQVITDLLGRYGQGGSCREDPEPLIYHNTFLLCDRSEAYVLETAGPYWAAERIVEGARNLSNQLSISVCPWREHPQLRSHALQQGWWDGQGDFNFSAVYSLEKQPVRMEAAKLRYGAGQELLRMQAGHITVKSMLNILRDKKSGICMDSGGFRTTASMVSVLPRSPDVPCIHLLTATPDPSRSVYKPFIFGPHVTQVPWVLSPSFGEHDPTQQIPRFQTQVDRRHDLYRQHQGALEACKANKEAEETLRKKQLKLEDENLHWVDTILDPSDSADPVGGSDMFLICVEKELELYKGIGEKQCTHTEV
- the scrn2 gene encoding secernin-2 (The RefSeq protein has 2 substitutions compared to this genomic sequence); this encodes MSSSVPPSSVPSSSVPPSSCDCFVSLPPASLASVVLFGKNSDRPRDEVQEIVFRPAGSHPPGSKLKCTYIEVEQVAETLAVLLSRPAWLWGAEMGANEKGVCIGNEAVWTKEPVTEGEALLGMDLVRLALERAPSAQQAVQVITDLLGRYGQGGSCREDPEPLIYHNTFLLCDCSEAYVLETAGPYWAAERIVEGARNLSNQLSISVCPWREHPQLRSHALQQGWWDGQGDFNFSAVYSLEKQPVRMEAAKLRYGAGQELLRMQAGHITVKSMLNILRDKKSGICMDSGGFRTTASMVSVLPRSPDVPCIHLLTATPDPSRSVYKPFIFGPHVTQVPWVLSPSFGEHDPTQQIPRFQTQVDRRHDLYRQHQGALEACKANKQEAEETLRKKQLKLEDENLHWVDTILDPSDSADPVGGSDMFLICVEKELELYKGIGEKQCTHTEV